The genome window TCGACAATAGGCGCGGAGGCACTTCCGCCACAGTTGCGTGACGCCTTGTCGTCATTGAATGACAGATTCGGTTTGATTGGGGATGCACTTACTCCGTTAGGTATGGTCACGAGCTGGACGGGCCCGAATCCCTACCTGAGCCAGAACGAGATGGCGGTGGTTAGTCCGCAAGAGCTCGTTGCTCAGCTGTCTAGTTGGCATGACACTGGAGATGGCTGGGGCCCAGAGCCATCTCACGAAGGCCAAGGTAGAGAGTTGTCTGCACTTCTCACCACGAATCCGCTCGCTCTCTCGGGAGTGAATGACCTCATGCTCCAACTGAGGCCGACGTACCTTCGGGCGATCGTCCGAGGATGGGCGGCAGCGCTCAAGGCAGACCTGGAGCTCGACTGGATGCAGGTCGCCAATCTGATTCGGGACGTCCTCGAGCACGAGAATGAGTCGTCTTTTCCAGTTGAGGGGAGAGACTTCGACGATGACAAGGACTTCCGCGGAGCTAAACGTGCCGCCGTTGGACTGCTCGTCGAATTGGTAAAGGTGCGTAAGGGCGTAACGATTCCCACCGAATCCGTGCGTAAGTTCGCAGAGCTGCTCATCGAGCAAGCAGAGGATGACGAAGCGTGGGCGGAATACGACTCCTACGAGCGGGGCGAGGATACTGGGGACCCGCTCACCATGTCACTCAACTGGCAGTGGCCTGAACGGCTTCGTGGCCTCTTTCACCTCGCCCTGCGCAAAGAAGACTCCCCGTGGAAGAAAGACGCGTTCTCAGTGCTAGAGGTGGAGTTGGACCGTCCGGATGAGCATGGCGCGGGTCGTGCTGTGCTAGGAGAGAATCTCGGTCGAATGTATAACCACGCATTCGAATGGTTGACTTCGCGCTCGAAAGAGTTCTTCGGATCTGTAGAGGGAATTATTGTTCCTCAACAGATTGCCCTCACGACGGCCATGGCAATGCACCACTACCACCGAGATCTGTACGACCTGCTGGCCCCGTCACTGGCCGCAGCGATCGAGATCGGGGACAACCTGGTGAGTGGATGGCGCACCGACTCGGACCCGCTCCAGCGCATTGGGGAGTGGGCCACTAATGCGATCGTCTTCGGACACAAGACGATCGACGATCCAGTCGCAAATGCGTTCTTTACGAAAACGCCCGCGACCGTACGGGGCGAAGCAATCGGAAAGATTGCGTGGTCGTTTTTCCATGCAGAGAACGTTGATGATGTGATTCGCGATCGCTTTGCTAAGTTCCTTGACGACCGGATAGCTCACGTGGCCGCCCACCCTGAGGACGGCGCGGAACTTACCGGCCTCCATTGGATCGCTAAGGGTGGCAAGTTCTCAACCGAGTGGTGGCTTCTTCGGCTGCGGCGAGCATTAGAGCTCAACCCAGACATTGCCACGGAGCGGCACATGATCGGCGCCGAACTTGGGAAAGCTTCGAGCGTCGACCCCGGGAATGCGCTAGCGGTGCTGCAGCTGCTCCTAGCAGGACGCGACGAAGACGGGATGGCTTCGTTCGATCTCACTCGACATGCGGTGCCAAGGGTGATATCAAACGCTCTACAGTCCGGGGATGACGACCTGCGACAAGAAGCTGATCGATACATGAACGAGCTTGGCGCGAAAGGCAATTTGGGTCTCGAAGCGGAGGTGCTCGCGATTCTCGAGCAGGAAGTCACGTTCCAATACCTTGACGAGGAGTCCTGACCAGCGGACCGGTCCGCGGAAACACCGAGATAGGGTTCGAGTCCTAGGCCTTCCTGTATGGGGATCCTGTTGCGGGACGGATTGGCAGTTCAGGCGAACGTCCTATCCAGTATTCTCCCGGCGTCATGGTTTCCAATGAAGGTGATTGTTGTCGTCAACCGAAGCGTTGCCTTTGGTCAACACCAGCACGAACATCGGCCACCACGGCGTTCATGACAGGTCCATCGCCGTCGGCAGACTGGTGGCGGAATGCCCCTCACGCAGGGCTGAATATCCCGATGTGCCAGCATGGAGGACATGGCCTCCGAAACACCCACACCGTCCGCCGAAGCCGAGAGCACCGTCCCTGAGGCGTACCGGCCGGCCCCGGCCGCCGACGAGGCCGCCGGCCGATCCGGCGACCCGGCTACCGACGCGGGCGAGACGAACGTCTCGGGAGATGGCCGTCGTCGTGAACCGACGGAGGAGAAGTCCAAGCGCCAGCGTCGGCTGGAGTATCCGCCGGCGCCCGAGCCGCTGGGGGTGTCCGTGGTGGACAACCACACCCACCTGGACTTCCGTGACGGCCTGATTTCTGTGGACGTGCACCAGGCGATGGACGCCGCGGCCGCCGTCGGGGTCGCCGGGGCCATCCAGGTGGGCTGTGACGTGGAGTCGGCGCGCTTCACCATCGAGGCCATCGAGGCCGAGCCCCGGCTGCTGGGGGCCGTGGCCATCCACCCCAACGACGCCGCCCGGCTGGCCTCCCGCGGCCACCTGGACGCCGCGCTGGCAGAGATCGAGACGCTCGCGGCCCACCCCCGGGTGTGCGCAGTGGGGGAGACCGGCCTCGACTACTACCGCACGGGCCCCGAGGGGGTGGAGGACCAGCAGGAGGCGTTCCGCTGGCACCTGGACCTGGCGCACCGGTTGGGCAAGGCCGTGCAGATCCACGATCGGGACGCCCATGAGGACGTGGTCCGGATCCTCCTGGACACCCCGCAGCGCCCGGACCGGGTGGTGTTCCACTGCTTCTCCGGTGATGTGGACCTCGCCCGGATCTGCAACGAGCACGGCTGGTACATGTCCTTCGCCGGCCCCGTGACCTTCAAGGCCAATGACGGCCTGCGCGCGGCGCTGGCCGAGGCCCGCGAGGACCTGCTCCTGGTGGAGACCGACGCTCCCTTCCTGACCCCGCACCCGTGGCGGGGCCGCCCCAACGCGCCCTACCTGGTGCCGCTCACCCTGCGCGGCATGGCGGAGACCCGCGGGCTGGAGGCGGACGCGCTGGCGGCGGCTGTGGCGAACAACACCCGGCGCGTCTACGGGGACTTCTGACCAGCGCTTTCGACTCCCCGTGGTAGCGCCGGACGGGTTCCGGACACTCAGGCCACCGTGATCAGTTTGAGATATTTGTTATCTTGCCGTTATCGTTGTCCCTCAATTGGCCGGATCGGGCCGTTCAGTATGCCTGCGCCATCGGCCCTGAAGCCCCGTGACCGGAGATGACAACGTCTGGACGTACATGGCACGAGTGATGAAGGGCCGCCTGGCCAAGGTGATCGCCCAAGTAGCAGCCCTGGCCCTGGTGGTCGGCGGACTGGTGGCCTTCGTGGCCACCCAGCGCGGAGCCGAGGTCACCGCCTCGGAGCAGACCGCCAGCCAGGTCTCCGCCGGAGACGCCGGTCAGGACGGGACGGCGCCGGGCGAAGGCCTCGGCGAATCCGTCCTCCAGCTGGAGCGCGCATCCCAGGTGACCGTGGACCTGCCGAAGGTGCTCACCGTGACCGCCGGCGGGGAGACCACGAGCTTCGCCACCCAGGCAGCCACCATCGAACAGGCGCTGCGGGAGAACGAGGTGTC of Citricoccus sp. K5 contains these proteins:
- a CDS encoding TatD family hydrolase, whose amino-acid sequence is MASETPTPSAEAESTVPEAYRPAPAADEAAGRSGDPATDAGETNVSGDGRRREPTEEKSKRQRRLEYPPAPEPLGVSVVDNHTHLDFRDGLISVDVHQAMDAAAAVGVAGAIQVGCDVESARFTIEAIEAEPRLLGAVAIHPNDAARLASRGHLDAALAEIETLAAHPRVCAVGETGLDYYRTGPEGVEDQQEAFRWHLDLAHRLGKAVQIHDRDAHEDVVRILLDTPQRPDRVVFHCFSGDVDLARICNEHGWYMSFAGPVTFKANDGLRAALAEAREDLLLVETDAPFLTPHPWRGRPNAPYLVPLTLRGMAETRGLEADALAAAVANNTRRVYGDF